The genomic DNA GGAAATCATATCACTCAAGGCATTGTTCTTAGCTATGCTGATGTAATTGTCCTGATCCTTATCAGCCATTCCAATGCCGATGTAGTATTTCTCGCTGACCGGTTTTTCTTGTACCCATTGAGGCTTGTTACTCCCTACACCGGTCAGATTTGATACTGAGCAGGCATGAAGCAGGAAGAGCAATATCAAAAAACCAGTATGTTCTATTTTGCGGAATTTCATTTGTATTGATCTTTTAAATTCATGTAAATGATTCCATTCATTCTTCATTGCCCTCATTCAATCTATATTCAACAATTTCAAAAACCTTGCCATATTCAAATCCTTTCTGAAGTAAATAATTAGATATTTTGTTTTTCCTTTCGCTTTTGACGGATGTTTTTATTGCATTGTCCTTTTTTTTAACCTCTTCATAGAGTATCCGGTCATATTCCTCATCATTAATCTCATTTATGGCTTCCTGAATATATTCTGCTTCTATGTTTTTAAACCGCAATGCATATTCTATTTTTCTTTTTCCCCAGTGATTGAATTTTAACTTATCATTTGCAAAAGATCTGGCATAACGTTGATGGTTAATGAAATCATACTC from Bacteroidales bacterium includes the following:
- a CDS encoding RecX family transcriptional regulator — its product is MDFDNILAKAQRLCSKSEKCEFDIRKKLNQWEVPEEEQEKVIHSLKEYDFINHQRYARSFANDKLKFNHWGKRKIEYALRFKNIEAEYIQEAINEINDEEYDRILYEEVKKKDNAIKTSVKSERKNKISNYLLQKGFEYGKVFEIVEYRLNEGNEE